Proteins from one Oncorhynchus gorbuscha isolate QuinsamMale2020 ecotype Even-year linkage group LG18, OgorEven_v1.0, whole genome shotgun sequence genomic window:
- the LOC124002491 gene encoding protein CutA homolog — MRFGLPATEGLQAGGPLRAFFVIALLSVLMLTLLRTVGLRAFSMASETYMSGTHSAAFVTCPNEQVAKDLARGIVEKKLAACVNIVPQITSVYEWQGKIQEDSEVLLMIKTRSSKVASLAEYVRSNHPYEVAEVISLPIEQGNPPYLKWLGDAVPE; from the exons ATGCGCTTTGGACTGCCTGCTACAGAAGGATTGCAGGCTGGTGGACCTCTGAGGGCATTCTTTGTG ATTGCGTTGCTTAGCGTGTTGATGCTCACGCTGCTGAGGACTGTGGGATTGAGAGCATTCTCCATGGCGTCCGAGACCTACATGTCGGGCACACACTCTGCTGCCTTCGTCACCTGCCCCAATGAACAGGTGGCCAAAGATCTGGCCAG AGGAATCGTTGAGAAGAAGCTGGCTGCTTGTGTCAACATCGTCCCCCAAATTACATCTGT ATATGAGTGGCAGGGGAAGATCCAGGAGGATAGTGAAGTGTTACTG ATGATAAAGACCAGAAGTTCTAAGGTTGCATCTCTGGCAGAATATGTTAg GTCCAACCACCCGTATGAAGTAGCAGAGGTCATCAGCCTACCCATAGAGCAGGGCAACCCACCCTACCTCAAGTGGCTTGGTGACGCTGTACCAGAATGA